In Balaenoptera ricei isolate mBalRic1 chromosome 4, mBalRic1.hap2, whole genome shotgun sequence, the following are encoded in one genomic region:
- the SLX9 gene encoding ribosome biogenesis protein SLX9 homolog isoform X2 — protein sequence MGKVRGLRSRVHKAAVRPTGEAALSPAPPAREAASLQASAGGVGGKEWAFTNASVFAGTTIDPSALVQKLDVDARSLASVRRGAKAKAVLPKKEKLKLRRERWLQKIEATRLAEQKLKAERRRRATVVVGDLQPLRDALPELLELQTAGQRAAVRPRAAQLSRMSAAQRFQLLEEERTRFRELLASPAYRASPLQAIGRQLAQQMRLEGGGQS from the exons ATGGGGAAAGTGAGGGGTCTGCGGTCCCGGGTGCACAAGGCTGCCGTGAGGCCCACAGGGGAGGCCGCGCTCAgccccgcgccccccgcccggGAGGCGGCCTCTCTGCAGGCCTCGGCTGGCGGAGTCggggggaag GAGTGGGCCTTCACGAATGCCAGTGTGTTTGCCGGGACCACGATAGACCCCAGCGCCTTGGTGCAGAAGCTGGACGTGGACGCGAGGAGCCTCGCCTCCGTCAGGAGAG GTGCCAAGGCCAAGGCTGTTTTGCCCAAGAAGGAGAAGCTGAAGCTGCGGCGCGAGAGGTGGCTGCAGA AGATCGAAGCCACGAGGCTGGCAGAGCAGAAGCTCAAGGCGGAGCGGAGGCGCAGGGCCACGGTGGTGGTGGGGGACCTGCAGCCCCTGAGGGACGCCCTGCCCGAGCTGCTGGAGCTGCAGACGGCTGGCCAGCG GGCGGCCGTCAGGCCCCGGGCAGCGCAGCTGAGCCGGATGAGCGCGGCGCAGAGGTTCCAGCTCCT CGAGGAGGAAAGGACGCGGTTTCGGGAGCTGCTGGCCAGCCCGGCCTACAGAGCCAGCCCCCTGCAGGCCATCGGGCGGCAGCTGGCCCAGCAGATGCGGCTGGAGGGCGGCGGGCAGTCCTGA
- the SLX9 gene encoding ribosome biogenesis protein SLX9 homolog isoform X1, whose translation MGKVRGLRSRVHKAAVRPTGEAALSPAPPAREAASLQASAGGVGGKEWAFTNASVFAGTTIDPSALVQKLDVDARSLASVRRGAKAKAVLPKKEKLKLRRERWLQKIEATRLAEQKLKAERRRRATVVVGDLQPLRDALPELLELQTAGQRRAAVRPRAAQLSRMSAAQRFQLLEEERTRFRELLASPAYRASPLQAIGRQLAQQMRLEGGGQS comes from the exons ATGGGGAAAGTGAGGGGTCTGCGGTCCCGGGTGCACAAGGCTGCCGTGAGGCCCACAGGGGAGGCCGCGCTCAgccccgcgccccccgcccggGAGGCGGCCTCTCTGCAGGCCTCGGCTGGCGGAGTCggggggaag GAGTGGGCCTTCACGAATGCCAGTGTGTTTGCCGGGACCACGATAGACCCCAGCGCCTTGGTGCAGAAGCTGGACGTGGACGCGAGGAGCCTCGCCTCCGTCAGGAGAG GTGCCAAGGCCAAGGCTGTTTTGCCCAAGAAGGAGAAGCTGAAGCTGCGGCGCGAGAGGTGGCTGCAGA AGATCGAAGCCACGAGGCTGGCAGAGCAGAAGCTCAAGGCGGAGCGGAGGCGCAGGGCCACGGTGGTGGTGGGGGACCTGCAGCCCCTGAGGGACGCCCTGCCCGAGCTGCTGGAGCTGCAGACGGCTGGCCAGCG CAGGGCGGCCGTCAGGCCCCGGGCAGCGCAGCTGAGCCGGATGAGCGCGGCGCAGAGGTTCCAGCTCCT CGAGGAGGAAAGGACGCGGTTTCGGGAGCTGCTGGCCAGCCCGGCCTACAGAGCCAGCCCCCTGCAGGCCATCGGGCGGCAGCTGGCCCAGCAGATGCGGCTGGAGGGCGGCGGGCAGTCCTGA